The Ruania alba genome window below encodes:
- a CDS encoding dihydrodipicolinate synthase family protein, which translates to MPVAFTPSDETSSDDLYGVLPPVVLPMTPDGEVDSPSLQSLVSHLVAAGVHGLWANGATGEFYALDGELRAEVVRQCVKAAAGRVPVVAHVGDTSTRLAVRHAREAIAAGAAFVSVLPPYFVGFGQEELKRHYRSIARAVGGPVLAYHLPQFIPATLTIDSIVELTVEGVLCGAKDSGSNMVWFRQLQRRLRAAGVSLPCLTGGSSVADLGYLLGAAGSVSSTGNLTPGHLVRQYEAARAGEWALVLAMQEQSEDLIELLNPPGTSPGPGLTATVYKYVLARQGRIDCDLSAAPLTQLSTENRRHLDEHVLPAVDRLESPTGDRT; encoded by the coding sequence ATGCCAGTGGCATTCACACCTTCTGACGAGACCTCTTCCGACGACCTGTACGGCGTGCTTCCCCCGGTCGTACTGCCGATGACCCCGGACGGCGAGGTGGACTCGCCCTCGTTGCAGTCACTCGTCAGCCACCTGGTGGCAGCCGGCGTGCACGGGCTCTGGGCGAACGGCGCCACCGGCGAGTTCTACGCCCTGGACGGAGAGCTGCGAGCCGAGGTGGTGCGCCAGTGTGTGAAAGCCGCAGCGGGTCGAGTGCCGGTGGTGGCACATGTCGGGGACACCTCGACGCGGCTCGCGGTGCGCCATGCACGGGAAGCGATCGCCGCCGGTGCGGCCTTCGTCTCGGTCCTCCCGCCGTACTTCGTCGGATTCGGCCAGGAGGAGCTCAAACGCCACTATCGCTCGATTGCACGGGCAGTCGGCGGCCCCGTCCTCGCCTACCACCTGCCCCAGTTCATCCCCGCCACCCTGACCATCGACTCGATCGTCGAGCTCACCGTCGAGGGCGTGCTCTGCGGAGCCAAGGACAGCGGCTCGAACATGGTCTGGTTCCGCCAGTTGCAGCGGCGGCTCCGTGCCGCCGGTGTCTCGCTGCCCTGCCTCACCGGCGGCTCGAGCGTCGCCGACCTCGGCTACCTGCTCGGAGCTGCCGGCTCGGTCTCGTCGACCGGGAACCTCACCCCGGGTCACTTGGTGCGCCAGTACGAGGCTGCCCGGGCCGGAGAGTGGGCACTCGTTCTTGCCATGCAGGAGCAGAGCGAGGACCTGATCGAGCTGCTGAACCCTCCGGGTACCAGCCCGGGCCCTGGTCTGACCGCCACCGTCTACAAGTACGTGCTGGCTCGGCAGGGGCGGATCGACTGCGATCTCAGCGCCGCGCCCCTCACGCAGCTCTCGACCGAGAACCGCCGGCACCTGGACGAGCACGTGCTCCCGGCCGTTGACCGGCTGGAGAGTCCGACTGGCGACCGCACCTGA
- a CDS encoding GntR family transcriptional regulator translates to MARSTARLRPQEPESQKTLENRAHDALVTWLTEEHPQPGQTVPIREFSRMLGMSRTPVRSAVGRLHERGLLSYDSIAGFTVAVPSLSSLYELFELRLMIESHSLRRYTEQEGPTVPQFLDDLVAEATELAEGAIQDTAQYIAFRENDSRFHRTLVEMSGLPRLLALHDDLHLSIHVTRAGLEAPMNRERLDAAVDEHRKIVEALRAGDGLAAREALESHILRVRDQTIVFLSRPRPTVGGSYAR, encoded by the coding sequence GTGGCAAGGTCGACGGCCAGATTGCGGCCGCAGGAACCGGAGAGCCAAAAAACGCTGGAGAACCGTGCACACGACGCGCTGGTGACCTGGCTGACCGAGGAGCACCCGCAACCCGGTCAGACGGTGCCGATCCGAGAGTTCTCCCGGATGCTCGGGATGAGCCGCACACCGGTGCGTAGCGCTGTAGGCCGGCTGCACGAGCGCGGTCTACTCTCCTACGACTCCATCGCAGGTTTCACCGTGGCGGTCCCCTCGCTCAGCTCGCTGTACGAGCTCTTTGAGCTTCGCCTGATGATCGAATCGCACAGCCTGCGCCGGTATACCGAGCAGGAAGGGCCCACGGTGCCGCAGTTCCTGGATGATCTGGTCGCCGAAGCGACCGAGCTCGCCGAGGGTGCGATCCAGGACACGGCGCAGTACATCGCGTTCCGCGAGAACGACAGCAGGTTCCACCGCACTCTGGTGGAGATGTCCGGCCTGCCCCGCCTGCTCGCACTGCATGACGACCTGCACTTGAGCATCCACGTCACCCGCGCCGGCCTGGAAGCCCCGATGAATCGCGAGCGACTGGACGCCGCCGTCGACGAGCACCGCAAGATCGTCGAAGCGCTCAGGGCCGGCGACGGCCTGGCTGCCCGTGAGGCGCTCGAGTCGCACATCCTCCGGGTCCGAGACCAGACGATCGTCTTCCTCTCCCGCCCACGGCCCACGGTCGGCGGGAGCTACGCCCGATGA
- a CDS encoding Ig-like domain-containing protein yields the protein MTVQYCIIAEGLAMSAHEKGRHGYGGLWGGQNVTYHHNLLIHQGGRNPRYSFVEDMKQLVDQRYNVIYNHGFTTAYGGEWAEGINMVGNYYKPGPATLADVGDKIVTPNRGGSWYVAENLIEGYEDVTADNVVGIGFPAGGIDLLPEPVEFVNALPEKTAEEAYEDVLADVGCSVPRYDSVDARLLADVRNGTGRLINSQNEVGGYPVIDGGDPPVDSDHDGIPDAWEVEHGLDPENPDDAAAPAGDRSGYTNLEVYLNSITSTGASPTVTITSPAPHQVFTSTAERQQVQITAEAEGAGGAAIESVDFFVNEELVGTATSAPFELTWPAATDGTYYLVARARDELGAKADSTGTPIHVNRTSRLGDWRSTDIGHVAIPGSAFIDDVSGDVVLKGAGKIRGREDAFQFLHQRVRARENDVVEIIARIDGIDRTYEGAYAGLMIRESLKPDSPYFTGGLSWVASGYKGMVSRISYNGDEASVGGYPYDDSELDPKEYWIRIIKRGTEFECHLGTDSLQWTRIGYERIPMRSNRVYIGLAVDANKEANAIENYTVGRFAAVRINS from the coding sequence GTGACCGTGCAGTACTGCATCATCGCTGAGGGGCTCGCCATGTCCGCCCACGAGAAGGGGCGGCACGGCTACGGCGGTCTCTGGGGCGGCCAGAACGTCACGTATCACCACAACCTGCTCATCCACCAGGGCGGTCGGAACCCGCGGTACAGCTTCGTGGAGGATATGAAGCAGCTTGTCGACCAGCGGTACAACGTGATCTACAACCACGGTTTCACCACGGCCTATGGTGGCGAGTGGGCCGAGGGGATCAACATGGTCGGGAACTACTACAAGCCCGGTCCCGCCACTCTGGCCGATGTCGGCGACAAGATCGTCACGCCGAACCGCGGGGGCAGCTGGTACGTGGCCGAGAATCTGATCGAGGGGTACGAGGACGTCACCGCCGACAACGTGGTGGGCATCGGCTTCCCGGCCGGCGGAATCGACCTGCTCCCGGAGCCGGTGGAGTTCGTGAACGCCCTTCCGGAGAAGACAGCCGAAGAGGCCTATGAGGATGTACTCGCCGACGTCGGTTGCTCTGTTCCCCGGTACGACTCGGTGGACGCGCGGTTGCTGGCGGACGTGCGCAACGGTACGGGTCGGCTGATCAATTCCCAGAACGAGGTCGGCGGCTACCCCGTGATCGACGGGGGTGACCCACCGGTCGACTCCGACCATGACGGCATCCCCGACGCCTGGGAGGTCGAGCACGGACTGGACCCGGAGAACCCGGACGATGCTGCAGCGCCAGCAGGCGACCGCTCCGGCTACACGAACCTGGAGGTGTACCTGAACTCGATCACCTCGACCGGCGCGAGCCCGACGGTGACGATCACCTCGCCGGCACCCCATCAGGTGTTCACCTCGACCGCCGAACGGCAGCAGGTGCAGATCACCGCAGAGGCCGAGGGGGCCGGCGGTGCCGCGATCGAGAGTGTGGACTTCTTCGTGAATGAGGAGCTCGTCGGCACCGCGACCAGCGCCCCGTTCGAGCTGACCTGGCCGGCGGCGACCGATGGTACCTACTACCTGGTGGCCCGGGCGCGGGACGAGCTGGGAGCGAAGGCGGACTCAACCGGCACGCCGATTCATGTGAACCGCACCTCCCGGCTCGGGGACTGGAGATCGACCGATATCGGTCACGTGGCAATCCCAGGCTCGGCCTTCATCGACGACGTGTCCGGTGACGTCGTGCTCAAGGGAGCCGGCAAGATTCGTGGCCGCGAGGACGCCTTCCAGTTCTTGCACCAGCGGGTGCGCGCCCGGGAGAACGACGTCGTGGAGATCATCGCCCGGATCGACGGGATCGACCGCACCTATGAGGGCGCCTACGCGGGCCTGATGATTCGCGAGTCCCTGAAACCTGACTCGCCCTACTTCACCGGTGGGCTCAGCTGGGTGGCGAGCGGATACAAGGGGATGGTGTCCCGGATCAGCTACAACGGTGACGAGGCGAGCGTGGGCGGTTACCCGTATGACGACTCCGAGCTCGATCCGAAGGAGTACTGGATCCGCATCATCAAGCGCGGCACCGAGTTCGAGTGCCACCTCGGGACCGACTCATTGCAGTGGACCCGGATCGGGTACGAGCGGATCCCGATGCGGAGCAACCGGGTGTACATCGGGTTGGCCGTCGATGCGAACAAGGAGGCGAACGCGATCGAGAACTACACAGTCGGGCGGTTCGCCGCGGTCCGGATCAACAGCTGA
- a CDS encoding ABC transporter permease, which translates to MGKYMIRRVGLMLITLVAISFVTFWIIQLPPGDYVSTLVAQAESRGETISPEQMAALRARFGLDDPFLLQYWNWISSIIFHGDFGQSFAWNRPVSTLIWDRVALSFFLSISTLLFVWAVAFPVGIYSAVKQYSIGDYVATFFGFVGMAIPSFLMALFFLWLGVRYFDQSAGGLFSPEYVDAAWNLGKVLDLMSHLWLPILIIGISGTAGLIRITRANLLDELYKPYVITARAKGLPEWKLLLKYPVRMSLSPFFSTIGWLLPGLISGETIISIVLSLPTTGPLLFGGTLSQDMYLVGSFILILSTLTVVGTLISDLALAWWDPRIRRRYQES; encoded by the coding sequence ATGGGCAAGTACATGATCCGGCGCGTGGGTCTGATGCTGATCACCCTGGTCGCCATCTCCTTCGTGACCTTCTGGATCATCCAGCTTCCACCCGGCGACTATGTGTCCACCCTGGTGGCGCAGGCCGAGTCGCGGGGCGAGACCATCAGCCCCGAGCAGATGGCTGCGCTGAGGGCCCGTTTCGGCCTGGACGACCCGTTCCTGCTGCAGTACTGGAACTGGATATCGAGCATCATCTTCCACGGCGACTTCGGCCAGTCCTTCGCCTGGAACCGGCCGGTCTCGACCCTGATCTGGGACCGGGTCGCGCTGTCCTTCTTCCTCTCGATCAGCACGCTGCTGTTCGTCTGGGCGGTCGCCTTCCCGGTCGGCATCTACTCGGCGGTGAAGCAGTACTCCATCGGCGACTACGTCGCCACCTTCTTCGGCTTCGTCGGCATGGCCATCCCGAGCTTCCTCATGGCGCTGTTCTTCCTCTGGTTGGGAGTCAGGTACTTCGACCAGAGCGCCGGTGGACTCTTCTCACCGGAGTACGTCGATGCCGCCTGGAACCTCGGCAAGGTCCTCGACCTGATGTCTCACCTGTGGCTACCGATCCTGATCATCGGCATCTCCGGAACGGCGGGCCTGATCAGGATCACTCGGGCCAACCTGTTGGACGAGCTCTACAAGCCGTACGTCATCACGGCCCGCGCCAAGGGCCTGCCGGAGTGGAAGCTACTGCTCAAGTATCCGGTGCGGATGTCCTTGAGCCCCTTCTTCAGCACCATCGGATGGTTGCTCCCCGGCCTGATCAGTGGCGAGACGATCATCTCGATCGTGCTCAGCCTGCCCACCACCGGCCCACTGCTGTTCGGCGGGACGCTCAGCCAGGACATGTACCTCGTCGGCAGCTTCATCCTGATCCTCAGCACACTCACCGTGGTGGGCACGTTGATCAGCGACTTGGCGCTCGCCTGGTGGGACCCCCGAATCCGACGCCGCTACCAGGAGAGCTGA
- a CDS encoding ABC transporter permease, which yields MPEETDRSLDRVGARASEGAELHPAGAGSTMVQAGMEVPKPAPGDDAAGGAPTPDPSRAAAVQGGTASQWQLVWRRFRKHKVAFVSAWVVLAIYFVVAFAEILAPTTATAQNPDYTYAPPQELHIYHETEGFGLYVHDLLVTRNPETFANEFEIDENSYIPVGLFVSGEPYQMWGLFPMDLHLIGPENPDHTFHLWGADRAGRDSLSRIIYGSRVSLSIGLVGVAVSLILGVVLGGISGYYGGKPDTLIQRIIEFLMSIPTLPLWLALSAAIPASWGPLARYFAITAILSVIGWTGMAREVRGKFLSLREEDFITAALLDGCSRPRIIFRHMVPSFSSHLIASLTMSVPGMILGETALSFLGLGLQSPAVSWGVLLQDAQNIRTIETAPWLMLPGLALFVTVLAMNFVGDGLRDAADPYK from the coding sequence ATGCCGGAAGAGACAGACCGTTCCCTCGACCGCGTCGGGGCCAGGGCAAGCGAGGGCGCCGAACTGCACCCTGCCGGTGCGGGCTCCACGATGGTACAGGCCGGCATGGAGGTACCCAAGCCGGCCCCCGGCGATGACGCGGCGGGGGGAGCACCGACGCCCGACCCGAGCAGGGCGGCCGCCGTGCAGGGCGGAACGGCGTCACAGTGGCAACTGGTGTGGCGTCGGTTCCGCAAGCACAAGGTCGCCTTCGTCTCCGCCTGGGTGGTGCTCGCCATCTACTTCGTGGTGGCGTTCGCCGAGATCTTGGCCCCGACCACCGCGACCGCGCAGAACCCCGACTACACCTACGCCCCGCCTCAGGAACTGCACATCTACCACGAGACCGAGGGCTTCGGGCTGTACGTCCACGACCTCCTGGTGACCCGCAACCCGGAGACGTTCGCGAACGAGTTCGAGATCGACGAGAACAGCTACATCCCGGTCGGTCTCTTCGTCAGCGGCGAGCCGTACCAGATGTGGGGCCTGTTCCCGATGGACCTGCACCTCATCGGTCCCGAGAACCCCGACCACACGTTCCACCTGTGGGGCGCGGACCGCGCCGGACGCGACTCGCTGAGCCGGATCATCTACGGCTCCCGCGTCTCGCTCTCGATCGGCCTGGTCGGCGTGGCAGTCAGCCTGATCCTCGGTGTTGTCCTGGGCGGCATCTCCGGCTACTACGGCGGAAAGCCGGACACGCTGATCCAGCGGATCATCGAGTTCCTCATGTCGATCCCGACGTTGCCGCTGTGGTTGGCGCTCTCGGCAGCAATCCCCGCATCCTGGGGACCGTTGGCCCGCTACTTCGCGATCACGGCGATACTCTCCGTGATCGGCTGGACGGGGATGGCCAGAGAAGTCCGAGGGAAGTTCCTCTCGCTACGAGAGGAGGACTTCATCACCGCCGCACTGCTGGACGGCTGCAGCAGACCACGGATCATCTTCCGCCACATGGTGCCCTCCTTCTCCAGCCACCTGATCGCCTCGCTCACCATGTCGGTCCCAGGGATGATCCTCGGCGAGACGGCACTGAGCTTCCTCGGGCTCGGTCTTCAATCCCCGGCGGTGAGCTGGGGGGTGCTCCTCCAGGATGCGCAGAACATCCGGACGATCGAGACGGCACCGTGGCTCATGCTTCCCGGTCTCGCACTCTTCGTCACAGTCCTGGCCATGAACTTCGTCGGAGATGGATTGCGTGATGCAGCAGACCCCTACAAGTGA
- a CDS encoding ABC transporter ATP-binding protein, whose amino-acid sequence MQQTPTSDQTAARRLDPDAPPVLQLRGLRTEFQLDDGEVQAVDGVDLTIHRGETLAVVGESGCGKSVMARSILQLVDRPGKIVGGQVWVPRPPADEVEATARRSSFFRGRLRRRIKPEVDTGAAPEGMVGMIGADPAVIRAVRGKRIAMVFQEPMTSLSSVHKVGDQIIEAIQLHNPVSNEVARDRAIDLLHRVGIAAPETRVDAYPFELSGGMRQRVMIAMALSCDPELLIADEPTTALDVTTQAQILELLASLRDELGMAIMLITHDLGVAAQLADSVAVMYLGNVVERGEITEIFRSPRHPYTQALLNSIPKLGQGSDVRLAPVRGMVPHPFARPSGCPFHDRCDFFQPGRCDTAAPPLIRDEQGHEVRCVLYEETT is encoded by the coding sequence ATGCAGCAGACCCCTACAAGTGACCAGACCGCCGCACGTCGGCTGGATCCGGACGCACCACCAGTGCTCCAGCTGCGCGGCCTGCGCACCGAGTTCCAGCTCGACGACGGTGAGGTGCAAGCCGTCGACGGCGTCGACCTCACGATTCATCGTGGCGAGACGCTGGCCGTCGTCGGCGAGTCAGGCTGCGGCAAGAGCGTGATGGCCCGATCGATCCTGCAACTGGTGGACCGGCCCGGCAAGATCGTCGGCGGCCAGGTCTGGGTGCCCCGGCCCCCGGCCGACGAGGTGGAGGCAACGGCACGCAGATCCAGCTTCTTCCGCGGCCGGCTCAGGCGCAGAATCAAGCCAGAGGTGGACACCGGCGCCGCACCCGAGGGCATGGTCGGGATGATCGGCGCCGACCCTGCCGTCATCCGCGCGGTCCGCGGGAAGCGCATCGCGATGGTGTTCCAGGAGCCGATGACGTCCCTGTCCTCGGTGCACAAGGTGGGCGATCAAATCATCGAGGCGATCCAGCTACACAACCCGGTGAGCAACGAGGTCGCCCGGGACAGGGCGATCGATCTCCTCCACCGGGTCGGCATCGCGGCACCCGAGACACGTGTGGATGCGTATCCGTTCGAGTTGAGCGGCGGGATGCGACAGCGCGTGATGATCGCGATGGCGCTCTCCTGTGACCCGGAGCTGCTGATCGCCGACGAACCGACGACGGCACTTGACGTCACCACCCAGGCGCAGATCCTGGAGCTGCTGGCATCCTTGCGCGACGAGCTCGGCATGGCGATCATGCTGATCACCCACGACCTCGGCGTGGCGGCACAGCTCGCAGACTCGGTCGCGGTCATGTACCTCGGAAATGTGGTCGAGCGCGGTGAGATCACAGAGATCTTCCGGAGTCCGCGCCATCCGTACACGCAGGCGCTGCTGAACTCCATCCCGAAGCTGGGGCAAGGCAGCGACGTCCGGCTGGCGCCGGTGCGTGGAATGGTCCCGCACCCCTTCGCCCGGCCCAGTGGCTGCCCGTTTCACGACCGGTGCGACTTCTTCCAACCCGGTCGGTGCGATACCGCAGCACCACCGTTGATCCGCGACGAGCAGGGCCACGAAGTCCGCTGCGTGCTCTACGAGGAGACCACATGA
- a CDS encoding ABC transporter ATP-binding protein codes for MSQDTQAVSDTSEAGTSDLLLETRQLSKYFPIKKGMWGRTVAQVKAVDRVDLQVKQGQTVGLVGESGCGKSTLGRCILRAYEPTSGEIRYRRDDGEVVDLAPLTERQLKPYRQSIRMIFQDPFSSLNPRMTLADIIGEPLRVNGVIPESEIEDRVATLLRRVGLRPEYLRRYPNAFSGGERQRVGLARALSLNPRLVVADEAVSALDVSVRAQILNLMKDLQADEDLTYLFISHDLGMVEYMADEVVVMYVGHVVETGPTADLYRRPNHPYTEALLSAVPNPDPSAARARKRIVLQGEVADPTNVPSGCPFRTRCAYAQEKCRTDVPPLREISPGRRVACHFSEELGLRGIEDLVA; via the coding sequence ATGAGCCAGGACACCCAGGCAGTCAGCGACACCTCCGAGGCGGGCACCTCCGACCTGCTGCTGGAGACTCGCCAGCTGAGCAAGTACTTCCCGATCAAGAAGGGCATGTGGGGCCGGACAGTCGCCCAGGTCAAGGCCGTCGATCGCGTGGACCTGCAGGTCAAGCAGGGTCAGACCGTCGGGCTGGTCGGTGAGTCGGGATGTGGGAAGAGCACCCTCGGCCGGTGCATCCTGCGGGCGTACGAACCCACCTCCGGAGAGATCCGGTACCGGCGCGACGACGGCGAGGTGGTGGATCTGGCACCGCTGACGGAACGACAGCTCAAGCCGTACCGGCAGAGCATCCGGATGATCTTCCAAGACCCGTTCTCCTCCCTGAACCCGAGGATGACCCTGGCGGACATCATCGGCGAGCCGTTGCGGGTGAACGGGGTGATTCCGGAGTCGGAGATCGAGGACCGGGTCGCCACGCTGCTCCGCCGCGTCGGGTTGCGGCCCGAGTACCTGCGCCGCTACCCGAACGCCTTCAGCGGGGGCGAGCGGCAGCGGGTCGGCCTGGCCCGAGCGCTCTCCCTGAATCCTCGGCTGGTCGTGGCCGACGAAGCAGTCAGCGCTCTCGACGTCTCGGTCCGGGCCCAGATCCTCAACCTGATGAAGGACCTTCAGGCGGACGAGGACCTGACCTACCTGTTCATCTCCCACGACCTGGGCATGGTCGAGTACATGGCCGACGAGGTGGTGGTCATGTATGTCGGCCACGTCGTGGAGACCGGGCCCACTGCCGACCTCTACCGCCGGCCGAACCACCCCTACACCGAGGCGCTGCTCTCGGCGGTGCCGAACCCCGACCCGAGCGCAGCACGCGCCCGGAAACGGATCGTGCTCCAGGGTGAGGTGGCCGACCCGACCAACGTCCCCTCCGGCTGCCCGTTCCGCACCCGGTGCGCCTACGCGCAGGAGAAGTGCAGGACCGATGTGCCCCCGCTCCGGGAGATCTCCCCCGGGCGTCGCGTGGCCTGCCACTTCAGCGAGGAGCTCGGGCTGCGTGGGATCGAGGACCTGGTGGCATGA
- a CDS encoding ABC transporter substrate-binding protein codes for MFPHLDNSSAHQPMWSRAVSRRSLLLTGGGLAATASLAGCSFFDTDPAQNGDGGASSGPKGPEAPSLAAQVEAGDLPPVEERLPRTPLVVEPNAEIGQYGGTWRSAMITQDDTSWLDKTVGYEPFVRWARDWTNSPGTEEILPNIAESFRELEDGSVFEFTLREGLRWSDGEPVTVDDYRFAFEDCNASAEFHPFGIYSMWTNPSDGSPATFEQVDDWTIRYIFDGPKPGWLHEQCRNRVMVLPKHYLKEFHPTYNPDVDELVAAEGHDDWIQLLQVKSQNWMSADLPTLHAWRLVEAIGDGDAVVCERNPYYWKTDPDGSQLPYIDEFRADILLDPEVEVLQITNGDLDMQMGHFNTIENLPVISDNAESGGYRLFDVGPAGTNAIALAFNQTMTEGPLAGLFRNKDFRVGISHAINRQRVIDSVYSGQAIPWQIAPLEGQYGYDEEMGTQYTEFSVEKANEALDQAGLTETDSDGIRLFEGSPVEFSVLVRSEESGHIDALELIVADCAEVGIRMNVQPVAASLFWERVEAGASVCSVSDAGFYEPRPTMGSNHYWVPSNPRGSSMWGHEWSTWWRSDGSDGSRPPEPWRRSLDLFEELLHTYDTEEASALSQEILAIAKEQFNLIGVCTRPTTYGIATNTMGNVPASLPGESAYTAPGPSHPEHYFFGVQDG; via the coding sequence ATGTTTCCCCACCTTGATAATTCGAGTGCTCACCAGCCGATGTGGTCGCGCGCGGTCAGCCGCCGGTCCCTGCTGCTGACCGGCGGCGGACTCGCCGCCACCGCATCACTGGCGGGTTGCTCGTTCTTCGACACCGACCCGGCACAGAACGGTGACGGTGGTGCGAGCTCAGGGCCGAAGGGTCCGGAGGCGCCCTCGCTGGCCGCCCAGGTGGAAGCCGGGGACCTGCCACCGGTCGAGGAGCGACTGCCGAGAACACCGCTGGTGGTGGAGCCGAACGCTGAGATCGGGCAGTACGGCGGCACCTGGCGCTCGGCGATGATCACCCAGGACGACACGTCCTGGTTGGACAAGACGGTCGGCTACGAGCCGTTCGTGCGCTGGGCACGGGACTGGACAAACTCGCCGGGCACCGAGGAGATTCTGCCGAACATCGCCGAATCGTTCCGTGAATTGGAGGATGGATCGGTCTTCGAGTTCACCCTCCGGGAGGGACTGCGCTGGTCCGATGGCGAACCCGTCACAGTCGACGACTACCGCTTCGCGTTCGAGGACTGCAACGCCAGTGCGGAGTTCCACCCCTTCGGGATCTACAGCATGTGGACCAACCCGAGCGACGGCTCCCCGGCAACGTTCGAGCAAGTGGACGACTGGACGATCCGCTACATCTTTGATGGTCCGAAGCCCGGCTGGCTGCACGAACAGTGCCGCAACCGGGTGATGGTGCTGCCGAAGCACTACCTGAAGGAGTTCCACCCCACCTACAACCCCGACGTCGATGAGCTCGTCGCAGCGGAGGGTCACGACGACTGGATCCAGCTGCTTCAGGTGAAGAGCCAGAACTGGATGAGTGCGGACCTACCGACGCTGCACGCCTGGAGGCTGGTCGAGGCCATCGGCGACGGCGATGCTGTGGTGTGTGAACGGAACCCCTACTACTGGAAGACCGACCCGGACGGGTCGCAGCTGCCTTACATCGACGAGTTCCGTGCCGACATCCTGCTGGACCCGGAGGTCGAGGTCCTCCAGATCACCAATGGCGACCTGGACATGCAGATGGGGCACTTCAACACCATCGAGAACCTGCCGGTCATCTCTGACAACGCCGAGAGCGGGGGCTATCGGCTCTTCGACGTGGGGCCGGCTGGTACGAACGCCATCGCCCTGGCATTCAACCAAACCATGACCGAAGGCCCGTTGGCAGGGCTGTTCCGGAACAAGGACTTCCGCGTCGGCATCTCGCACGCCATCAACCGCCAGCGGGTGATCGACTCGGTGTACTCCGGTCAGGCAATCCCGTGGCAGATCGCCCCGCTGGAGGGGCAGTACGGCTACGACGAGGAGATGGGCACGCAGTACACCGAGTTCTCGGTGGAGAAGGCCAACGAAGCACTGGACCAGGCCGGACTCACCGAGACCGACTCCGACGGGATCCGGCTGTTCGAGGGATCACCTGTCGAGTTCTCGGTCCTGGTGCGGTCGGAGGAGTCGGGCCACATCGACGCGCTCGAGCTGATCGTCGCCGACTGCGCAGAGGTCGGGATCCGGATGAACGTCCAGCCGGTCGCCGCCAGCCTGTTCTGGGAGCGAGTGGAGGCGGGCGCATCTGTGTGCAGCGTCTCCGATGCCGGCTTCTACGAGCCGCGGCCGACGATGGGGTCCAACCACTACTGGGTCCCGTCCAATCCGCGCGGTAGCTCCATGTGGGGCCACGAGTGGAGCACCTGGTGGCGCAGCGACGGCTCCGACGGGTCCAGGCCACCGGAGCCCTGGCGCCGCTCACTCGACCTTTTCGAAGAACTCCTGCACACCTACGACACTGAGGAGGCCTCGGCACTGAGCCAGGAGATCCTGGCGATCGCCAAGGAGCAGTTCAACCTCATCGGCGTCTGCACCCGTCCCACCACCTACGGGATCGCGACCAACACCATGGGCAACGTCCCGGCCAGTCTGCCTGGTGAGAGTGCTTACACGGCACCGGGTCCGAGCCACCCGGAACACTACTTCTTTGGAGTACAGGATGGATAA